From Zingiber officinale cultivar Zhangliang chromosome 5B, Zo_v1.1, whole genome shotgun sequence, the proteins below share one genomic window:
- the LOC121987664 gene encoding uncharacterized protein LOC121987664: MGEDLKQRVQQHDDDEDDEELFDSDSLLSNSDDDGDHTEMNRNEPLYGLSSTLVEQLPIKRGLSKYYQGKSQSYTSLSVVRTLEDLPKKESPFKRKMMMKTCKSYGASQACGCRVMSRKAPRAASCAALAAQGGGGEKPPLVHPLRKNSCNSH; this comes from the exons ATGGGTGAAGATCTCAAGCAAAGAGTACAGCAgcatgatgatgatgaagatgaCGAAGAGCTCTTTGATTCTGACTCTCTTTTAAGCAACTCCGACGACGACGGAGATCATACGGAGATGAATCGAAATGAGCCATTGTATGGGTTATCAAGTACTCTCGTGGAGCAACTGCCCATCAA GAGAGGACTTTCGAAATACTATCAGGGGAAATCACAATCCTACACGTCCCTCTCTGTGGTCAGGACCTTGGAGGACCTGCCGAAGAAGGAGAGCCCTTTTAAGAGAAAGATGATGATGAAGACGTGCAAGAGCTATGGAGCCAGCCAGGCTTGTGGCTGCAGGGTGATGTCGAGGAAGGCTCCCAGGGCTGCTTCTTGTGCTGCTCTGGCGGCGCAAGGCGGCGGCGGCGAGAAGCCGCCTCTTGTTCATCCTCTGCGGAAAAATTCATGCAATTCGCattga